One segment of Plasmodium relictum strain SGS1 genome assembly, chromosome: 3 DNA contains the following:
- the KAE1 gene encoding peptidase, M22 family, putative has product MKNVIKNIVLYIFCFIQHTKYICNTYNIDNTIIKKTKFSDTLGSTVKKLNKLNKESYQNYEECKYKRIPKILIEKNVFKDKKIKYIVGIENTCDDTCVCVIDSNLNIIRNVIISHFKIVHKYKGVYPFFISSINNIFLKHYVEKILHNINKKKVSCYALSVCPGIPMNMEAAKNYIGEINKENKIIKISSVNHIFAHILSPLFFPFYTDINTYTNCYEYKKYNIDKIENESLIDINMSDIIKNDDEKKERIKEILEVLNKNIVHKQKSINLNEQEFLNYASYILKRKRKKEDKENINGKEENENLNKFPVGYLKDGYICVLVSGGSTEVYKIQKNKKNDIHVSKISKTVDISIGDIIDKISRELELPVGLGGGPFLEMKAKEFIKKLKRKRLNEENYSDPFQPFPTPFSSNNIINFSFSGIFNHISKIIKNLRKEKSFEMEKDRYAYYCQKNIFSHLLKQLNKIMYFSELHFNIKNLCIVGGVGCNNFLYQSLKDIALNRDKIECQIKEYNKLKKRLKKKIKIIDKENFETSNISENNHEKENELNSFLIWKIYLKYLLKKKKKEDILSALKSFNFEDFTNLKRNGHFFLEDSTFLNNSTSWKIYKTPSNLSRDNAAMICFNAFLNLHNKINIHEDTSEVKIKPVVTTKLENNFLLLSDIIIFDVYIEHLNNKKVY; this is encoded by the exons atgaaaaatgtaattaaaaatattgtattatatatattttgttttatacagcatacaaaatatatatgcaatACGTATAATATTGATaatacaataataaaaaaaacaaaattcaGTGATACTCTAGGAAGTACAGTTAAAAAACTAAATAAACTCAATAAAGAAAGTTACCAAAATTATGAAgaatgtaaatataaaagaataccaaaaattttaatagaaaaaaatgtatttaaagataaaaaaataaaatatatagtaGGTATAGAAAATACCTGTGATGATACTTGCGTATGTGTAATTGATTCAAATCTTAATATAATTAGAAATGTTATTATTTCACATTTTAAAATAgttcataaatataaaggtgtttatcctttttttattagttctattaataatatatttttaaaacattatgTGGAGaaaattttacataatatta aTAAAAAGAAAGTTAGTTGTTATGCTTTAAGTGTATGCCCAGGAATACCAATGAATATGGAAGCAGcgaaaaattatataggagaaataaataaagaaaataagattataaaaataagttcAGTAAATCATATATTTGCACATATTCTATCTCcattattttttcctttttacaCGGATATAAATACTTACACAAATTGTTATGagtacaaaaaatataacatagataaaatagaaaatgaaaGTTTGATTGACATTAATATGTcagatattataaaaaatgatgatgAAAAGAAAGAAAGGATTAAGGAAATTTTAGaagttttaaataaaaatattgtacATAAACAAAAATCAATTAATTTGAATGAAcaagaatttttaaattatgcaTCTTATATTctcaaaagaaaaagaaaaaaagaagataaggAAAACATAAATGGAAAAgaggaaaatgaaaatttaaataaatttccaGTTGGATATTTGAAAGACGGATATATTTGCGTTTTGGTTTCAGGAGGTAGTACAGAAGTTTACAagattcaaaaaaataaaaaaaatgatatacaCGTGAGCAAAATTTCAAAGACTGTTGACATATCTATTGGAGATATAATAGATAAAATATCTCGAGAACTTGAACTTCCTGTAGGTTTAGGAGGAGGTCCTTTTCTTGAAATGAAAGCAaaagaatttattaaaaaattaaaaagaaaaagattaaatgaagaaaattataGTGACCCTTTTCAACCGTTTCCAACTCCATTTTCatctaataatataataaatttttc ATTTTCTGGAATTTTTAACCATATAAGTAAGATTATAAAAAACTTAAGGAAAGAAAAATCATTTGAAATGGAGAAAGATAGATATGCTTATTATTGCCAAAAAAACATTTTCAGtcatttattaaaacaactgaataaaattatgtatttttcTGAACTTCAtttcaatataaaaaatttatgcatAGTAGGAGGTGTTGgttgtaataattttttatatcaaagTTTAAAAGATATAGCTTTGAATAGAGATAAAATAGAATGTCagataaaagaatataataaattaaaaaaaaggttaaaaaaaaaaataaaaataattgataAGGAAAATTTTGAAACATCAAATATATCAGAGAATAAccatgaaaaagaaaatgaattaaattcttttttaatatggaaaatttatttgaaataccttttaaaaaaaaaaaaaaaagaagatattttATCAGCATTAAAATCCTTTAACTTTGAAGATTTTACGAATCTCAAGAGGAATgggcatttttttttagaagattccacttttttaaataattcaa cTTCTTGGAAGATATATAAAACACCATCAAATCTTAGTAGAGATAATGCCGCTATGATATGTTTTAAcgcttttttaaatttacataataaaat TAATATACATGAGGACACTTCCGAAGTTAAAATTAAACCAGTAGTTACAACAAAACTAGAGaataattttcttcttttatctgatataattatttttgatGTGTATATAgaacatttaaataataaaaaagtgtATTAG